The Geothrix sp. DNA segment GGCCTCCGCGAAGAGTTCGTTGGCCCGCTTGAACAGGTCCGGCAGGGACTGCCCCGCGGGCACCAGGGCCCGGAAGAGGGCGTGCAGGTGGGACTGCAGCAGGGCCGCCGCCACGCCCTTGCCCGACACGTCGCCCAGCACCAGGTGGAGCGGCGCCCCGGGCGCGCTGGGCGGGATGAGGTCCACGTGGTCGCCGGACACCACGCCCCGGGGCTCCCAGTGGTAGGCCACGTCCCAGCCATCCTGGGCCACGTGGGTCGGCGGCAGCAGGGTGCGCTGCACCTTGCCCGCGGACTGCAGGTCCCGTTCGAGGGCCCGGCGATCCGCCTCGGACAGGCACTCCAGGCACACCGTCAGCAGGGGATCTTCCGCCAGGCGCGAGGGGGACATGGGGTCGTGGCAGACGGCGCAGATGCCCCAGGTGCCCACCTCGATGGCGCCGATGGCCGCGTCCACCTGGCGCATGAGGTCCACCCAGCGCCGCTCCTTCCGGGCGGAAGTCAGCCCGGCCAGGTGGTTCCGGCGGGTGATGAGCCGTTCGAGGGTGCGGGTCTCCAGGGGCGTCATGGCCGCCCCCCGGCCGCGGCCTCGGCCTGCTTGCGCAGCAGGGCGATCTGCCCGGCGTGGTAGGCGTTGTGCTGCAGGGTGCCCTGCAGGAGCCCGCGGATGGTGGTGTCGGAACCGGACCTGGCCTCGTCGAGGCGGCCCTCCTCCAGTTCGAGGATCGCGGCCCGGAGCCCGCCGTAGGCGTCCTCCAGGGCGGCGCAGGCCCCCTGCCAGGCAGCCTCGGAGCCCAGGTCCGCGGGGCTCCAGTCCGAACCGGGCTCGCCGGGGAGGCGGGGAGTGCCCGCGAGCTGCCGCCGGGTGTCCTCCAGCCAGTAGGTCAGGTGCCCCACGAGATCGGCGATGGAATGGGAGGTGGGCTCTGGGCGCCACCGGGCCTGCTCGGCGCTGAGGTCCGCCAGCAGCTCCATCACGGCGGGGCCGTGCCAGGCGCCGCCGCGGAAGCCGCGCTCCAGCTGATCCGCCAGACGGGTGGGGGCGAGGTCTTGGGTCTGGGCCATGAATAACCTCCTTGATGACGAATGGAGGTTAAATATGAGGCGAATTTCTAACCTGTCAACCCATTCATACAAGTTATAATTGACCCGTGGACGATGTCGCTTCCCTGCCTGGCCAGGGCCCCTTCGAGCTCTCCGGGGGGGACCTCTGCCTGGACTTCGCCAACACCTGGGGGGACCGGGGACGCCCTGAAAGCGACGACCTGCGGACCTACCCCCGGCTTCT contains these protein-coding regions:
- a CDS encoding SpoIIE family protein phosphatase — translated: MTPLETRTLERLITRRNHLAGLTSARKERRWVDLMRQVDAAIGAIEVGTWGICAVCHDPMSPSRLAEDPLLTVCLECLSEADRRALERDLQSAGKVQRTLLPPTHVAQDGWDVAYHWEPRGVVSGDHVDLIPPSAPGAPLHLVLGDVSGKGVAAALLQSHLHALFRALVPAGQSLPDLFKRANELFAEATSSVSYATLAALRLGCDGSFSIANAGHPRPLLADGRGVRPIEGGGLPLGLFCDSVYTERDLKLQPGQTLLLYTDGWTEGARGDREFGIGRAAAALRKGAALPLPELLASCRAELDRFLDGSPRGDDLTLVAVRRAV
- a CDS encoding DinB family protein; translation: MAQTQDLAPTRLADQLERGFRGGAWHGPAVMELLADLSAEQARWRPEPTSHSIADLVGHLTYWLEDTRRQLAGTPRLPGEPGSDWSPADLGSEAAWQGACAALEDAYGGLRAAILELEEGRLDEARSGSDTTIRGLLQGTLQHNAYHAGQIALLRKQAEAAAGGRP